A genomic region of Rickettsiales bacterium contains the following coding sequences:
- a CDS encoding AlpA family transcriptional regulator, whose translation MHTSTYNTSRILRLPEVIKRTGWKRSSIYAHEKAGQFPKRVKLGLRSVGWLESEIDAWIENRIKTSRGNQ comes from the coding sequence ATGCATACCTCAACATACAATACCAGCCGTATATTACGTTTACCGGAAGTCATAAAACGTACTGGCTGGAAACGTTCTAGCATCTACGCACATGAAAAAGCAGGCCAGTTTCCCAAACGAGTCAAACTTGGCTTAAGAAGCGTCGGCTGGCTGGAATCCGAAATAGACGCATGGATAGAGAACCGGATTAAGACAAGCCGGGGCAACCAGTAA
- a CDS encoding site-specific integrase: MTRYNAENERIKEKYFTYELEANGKSKKTVENIRKALTRYEEFTGHASFKLFNDTCAVEFKAHLLKAQNKHGKPLSASTIAHTLLPLMDFLKWLAVQPSYKSRIQYADINYLKLKDKDRRSLQPVTLKQYPSSAQIKAVLAAMPNNTDIEKRNKAIIAFVFATGVRDGALITLKLKHLNIVKKQLVQNPKEVDTKFGKHIYTRFYPVGEDIHQIITDWVSYIREVKLFTDNDPLFPKEELIHDEEMGFKGGTLSHEHWKSASTVRGIFKQAFAKATLPYYSPHRFRDTLSAIGREVCTTTEEQMAWARNMGHENPGTTFITYGGFTPEQQFAAIERIGNNAGQVERLIDANAIAEAVAKRLGK; this comes from the coding sequence ATGACACGCTACAACGCAGAAAATGAGCGCATTAAAGAGAAGTATTTTACCTATGAATTGGAGGCCAACGGCAAGAGTAAAAAGACCGTGGAAAACATCCGCAAAGCTTTAACCCGATATGAGGAATTTACGGGGCATGCAAGCTTCAAACTGTTTAACGACACCTGCGCCGTGGAATTTAAAGCCCATCTCCTGAAAGCCCAAAACAAACACGGTAAGCCCTTAAGCGCTTCCACCATTGCCCATACCCTGCTTCCGCTAATGGATTTCCTGAAATGGCTAGCCGTGCAGCCCAGTTATAAATCCCGTATACAATATGCAGATATTAATTACCTAAAGCTGAAAGATAAAGACCGTCGCAGCCTGCAACCCGTTACCCTGAAGCAATACCCCAGCTCTGCACAGATAAAAGCCGTGCTTGCTGCCATGCCAAACAATACAGACATAGAAAAGCGCAATAAAGCCATTATTGCATTTGTGTTCGCTACTGGTGTCCGGGATGGTGCGTTAATTACCCTAAAGCTGAAACACTTAAACATAGTTAAAAAGCAACTGGTGCAGAATCCTAAGGAAGTAGACACCAAGTTCGGCAAACACATCTATACCCGCTTTTATCCTGTGGGAGAGGATATCCACCAGATCATTACTGACTGGGTTTCATACATACGGGAGGTAAAACTATTTACCGATAATGACCCGCTCTTCCCCAAGGAAGAACTGATCCATGATGAAGAAATGGGATTTAAAGGCGGCACGCTCTCGCATGAACACTGGAAAAGCGCCAGCACTGTACGAGGCATTTTTAAGCAAGCATTTGCTAAAGCCACCCTACCCTATTACTCACCACACCGTTTCCGGGACACGCTTTCCGCCATTGGCCGGGAAGTCTGCACTACCACAGAAGAGCAAATGGCCTGGGCACGTAACATGGGACATGAAAACCCAGGCACGACTTTTATAACATATGGTGGTTTCACCCCTGAACAGCAGTTTGCGGCAATTGAACGGATTGGAAACAACGCCGGACAAGTTGAGAGGCTCATTGATGCTAATGCAATTGCAGAGGCTGTGGCAAAAAGGCTAGGAAAATAG